The Lottiidibacillus patelloidae genome contains the following window.
AGATGGACCCATACTTATCAAAAAAGCAAAAATTCACCCCTGATTTAAGGAAGAGAATTCGTAGTAGTGTTAAAGCATTGGAACAGGAAAAGGATAGTAGGGCTCGCCTGCCAAAGTTTCTCTTTCCAAAACTGATGACAGCTGCCTTATCACTAGTACTAGTACTTAGTATTGGCTGGGTTATTTATGAAAATACTTCTTTTGGGACAAAAAGTGGAAACGAAGGAAAAGATGATCCGATAGTACTAAAGGATGTAGAGGGAAATAAGGATAAGGAAGAGTCACCTCCTATAGGTGAGGAAGAAAGAGAAGAAAAGTTTTATTTAGAAGGTGTTTATCTAATGGATGATGCCGCTGAAGTACTTGCTACTTACGGAGAGCCGGAAGAAAAGTATTATGATGATAAAACTGGGATTGAAACAATGAAGTATTCAATTCAAGAAGAACCATTCGTCTGGATACATTTCAGCATCTTAGATTCAAAAATCGTTGGACTTTCTATGTATTATGATGGGCCGATTCACGAAGAAGGCGTTTATAATAAAAATAGATATATCAGTGACTTTGGAGAACCAAGTGAAGTACGTGAAGTATCCTGTTACCACACAGCTACTTGTGAGGAATTAGTGTATCGAACGAAAACAGCTGAAAAAGTAGTCCGCTTTTCATGGGAAGGACATTTAGAATTTGTTACGATTAAAAATACTGAAGTGTACCGTACTGCCCTTTCGGAAGAAGATATTTTGTCGCTAATTCTAAAAGGAAGCGAGCATTTCTGGTAGCCTTTCATGGTGGGAATGATACAAACCATGAGACTTTTAGCTATAATGATTGGGAAGTAGAGTTCGACTATTTTGGTGAAGATTTAGACACAGCTGAAAAGATGATCGACTACTTAGATGTTGTATACTCACAACGAATGATTGAGTATCTATTTATGAAATATGATTGGATTGAACATGATGGGAAGTTAGCACGACCACTAACGGGGTTAGGAAGCTTAGCTAGTTGGCAAGATTTAGTTTTTCTTAATATTGAGCGAACCGCAACTGAAATGGTTGTATCGGTTGAAGTTCCACTTGGAGATACTGGACAAGTGATTGAAGAAGAAGTGATCTTAATCTATTCGGAAGAAAAAAGTTGGTTATTGGATACAGAAATTCGCTAATGTATTTAAGAC
Protein-coding sequences here:
- a CDS encoding DL-endopeptidase inhibitor IseA family protein, which encodes MVAFHGGNDTNHETFSYNDWEVEFDYFGEDLDTAEKMIDYLDVVYSQRMIEYLFMKYDWIEHDGKLARPLTGLGSLASWQDLVFLNIERTATEMVVSVEVPLGDTGQVIEEEVILIYSEEKSWLLDTEIR